The Malus sylvestris chromosome 3, drMalSylv7.2, whole genome shotgun sequence genomic sequence AGCTCAATCTGATTTTTTGTTGGAACAAATGGGGCTTCTCAGCATTATTCgaaaaattaaaaggaaggaaaaagaaatacgTATACTCATGGTTGGGCTTGACAATTCCGGAAAGACAACCATTGTGCTGAGAATTAATGGAGAGGACACCAGCGTTGTCAGTCCCACACTCGGCTTCAACATCAAGACCATCATTTACCAAAAGTATACCCTCAACATATGGGATGTCGGGGGCCAGAAAACAATAAGATCGTACTGGAGAAACTATTTCGAGCAAACTGATGGTCTGGTATGGGTGGTTGACAGTTCAGATCTTAGAAGGTTAGAAGACTGCAAAGCGGAACTCGACAATCTTTTGAAAGAGGAGAGGCTTTCGGGATCATCCTTGTTGATACTAGCAAATAAGCAGGACATAAAAGGTGCCCTTACTCCGGAAGAAATTGCTAAGGTTTTGAACTTGGAGGCAATGGATAAAACTCGGCACTGGCAAATTGTCGGCTGCAGTGCATTCACCGGCGAGGGACTGCTTGAGGGATTCGATTGGTTGGTCCAAGACATTGCCTCTCGGATCTATGTTCTTGATTAGTGCCAATTTTAAGTCACTGGAAGGTAATGCAGGTCACTTCAATTTGTATTAGCAACGGAAGTACCCAAACAGAATCTTGAAGTGCTTCAAAAAAGAAGTGATCGGAAAGCAACAGCAGGAGCGCACTGTAATGAATGTCGTGAGACAAGCTATGTTTACATTTTATTATGTTGTCGAACTTTTGTGTGTAGTAATGAATAGAAATGGTGTGTTGGCCTGTTTGGAATTGTTTCTAAGAGTGTTTACGAGTACAAGTGTTTCCTATAAAAGTAGTCAATGAGACGATGTGTCTTTAGTCAATCAGACGATGTTGTGTAGTAGTTTAAACGAGTGATTAGTGACGTATTTACTTATTAACCGGTTGGCGCTTGAGCGAGCTATTATGTCTTCATTTATAAATGTTTGGCAATATGGAGATGAATAATACGTCAATATGACCAAACCAACTGGACATTCCAACAACGCTAAAAATCCATTTGGGCAGGCTCTTATGAGCTTTAACAATGATTTACGAGAACAtgataagatttttcaatttgGCCCAATCTGTTTGTTGCTTCAATAGTGGTCCTCATCTTGTAATCTACGTAGCACTAGCAAGTGAGGCCCGCGTGATGCTGCGGGTTTCAAAATGATCTTAAACGTGTAAAAAGTAGGGCTTATATACATGAGAAAAATTGGGATGGTCGTACGCCATAGCCAGAGAGTTCTATTTACATTCATATATTACATGTAAAAAGTTGAGGATGTTAGTATGTCATCCTTAGGGATTGTTTTTCAAAAGCTATGGTCCTATCCCAATGAGACTTTTACGTCTAAAACTGTACAAAGCTCAAAAAGTAAGATTTGTTCTACTAAAGACACCCATATACGTAACTCCTCCATCTTGGATGACAACGatgaactgaaaaaaaaaaattgacataaGAATTGAATGACTCTAAATTGCATATATTTTGCTACCATACTAAATAAACTCTCTATTTTCCAGTTGGCCTCATCGACAACCCAAAAGAA encodes the following:
- the LOC126614426 gene encoding ADP-ribosylation factor-like protein 2; this encodes MGLLSIIRKIKRKEKEIRILMVGLDNSGKTTIVLRINGEDTSVVSPTLGFNIKTIIYQKYTLNIWDVGGQKTIRSYWRNYFEQTDGLVWVVDSSDLRRLEDCKAELDNLLKEERLSGSSLLILANKQDIKGALTPEEIAKVLNLEAMDKTRHWQIVGCSAFTGEGLLEGFDWLVQDIASRIYVLD